The following proteins are encoded in a genomic region of Scylla paramamosain isolate STU-SP2022 chromosome 40, ASM3559412v1, whole genome shotgun sequence:
- the LOC135092482 gene encoding ribosomal protein S6 kinase alpha-5-like isoform X1: protein MHRKGIVHRDLKPDRGEELGEGEEICWELMEWEGIKIEKWLVLRLDRKEKKGKNLLFKDSSEDSVIKIVDFGFARLMPDKEKDGSMKTPCFTLHYAAPEVLRQAVQKGANGYDETCDWWSLGVILYTMLSGRAPFQSRSKDDTSAPIIDCSDKGWKF from the exons ATGCACAGAAAAGGCATCGTTCACAGAGACCTAAAGCCAGACAGAGGTGAAgagttaggagagggagaggaaatatgtTGGGAATTAATGGAATGGGagggaataaaaatagaaaagtggTTGGTGTTGAGGCtagacagaaaagagaagaaaggaaag AATCTCTTGTTCAAGGATTCTTCTGaagattcagttattaagattgtggattttgggtttgcacggttgatgcctgacaaggaaaaggatggcagcaTGAAGACACCGTGCTTCACTCTTCACTATGCAGCACCAGAAGTGTTGCGGCAAGCAGTGCAGAAGGGAGCAAATGGCTATGATGAAACATGTGACTGGTGGAGCTTGGGTGTGATTCTG TACACAATGTTGTCAGGGAGAGCCCCATTCCAGTCAAGAAGTAAAGATGACACCTCAGCACCAATCATTGATTGCTCGGATAAAGGATGGAAGTTTTGA
- the LOC135092482 gene encoding ribosomal protein S6 kinase alpha-5-like isoform X2: MSPTTTTQGCQNLLFKDSSEDSVIKIVDFGFARLMPDKEKDGSMKTPCFTLHYAAPEVLRQAVQKGANGYDETCDWWSLGVILYTMLSGRAPFQSRSKDDTSAPIIDCSDKGWKF, encoded by the exons atgtcacccacaacaacaacacagggctgtcag AATCTCTTGTTCAAGGATTCTTCTGaagattcagttattaagattgtggattttgggtttgcacggttgatgcctgacaaggaaaaggatggcagcaTGAAGACACCGTGCTTCACTCTTCACTATGCAGCACCAGAAGTGTTGCGGCAAGCAGTGCAGAAGGGAGCAAATGGCTATGATGAAACATGTGACTGGTGGAGCTTGGGTGTGATTCTG TACACAATGTTGTCAGGGAGAGCCCCATTCCAGTCAAGAAGTAAAGATGACACCTCAGCACCAATCATTGATTGCTCGGATAAAGGATGGAAGTTTTGA